A stretch of DNA from Streptomyces xanthii:
CTGGGCGCACAGGGCCTGGTCCCGCCAGGTGGGGCCGGCAGGCGTGAGGGTCGTGTTCGCGTGCATGCCGGTCATGCTGCCGCGCGGCGCGAAACGTTCGATCAACGAATGATCAACGCCCGCGCCGCGCGCTCGTCACTGCTGGTCGGGGTCGCCCTTGATGACCGCGAAGCCCGCACCGTAGGGGTCGGCGAGCTTGGCGATGCGGCCCACGCCGGGGAGGCTGACGGGCGCCAGGCGTACCGTACCGCCCAGCTCCTGGGTCCGGTCGGCGACCGCGTCGACGTCCGGCACATGGACGTACGGCGTCCAGTGCGCCCCGTCGGGCGCCTCCACCGGGTCCGCCTGGAGCGGCACCATCCCGCCGAACATGCCGTTCTCGTCGGTGCCCGCCGGGTTGACCGTCGTGTACGTGCCGCCGGGGAACTGCACGTCGAAGGCGCCCCACCCGAGGACCGTGCCGTAGAAGGCCTTCGCCGCGGCCACGTCGGGCGTGTAGAGCTCCACCCAGTTCAGGCCGCCGTCCTCGGTGACATGCTCCAGGCCCTTGTTGGTCCCGGGCTGCCAGATGCCGAAGGAGGCGCCGGCCGGGTCGGCGAGGATCGC
This window harbors:
- a CDS encoding VOC family protein codes for the protein MITTDYTDGAPNWMDLGTPDLDGAVSFYGGLFGWSFQPGPPETGGYGLFQLGGRTTAGAMTVTPEQGQPAWSVYFQSADADATAAAAEKAGGAVLFQPMDVMDLGRMAILADPAGASFGIWQPGTNKGLEHVTEDGGLNWVELYTPDVAAAKAFYGTVLGWGAFDVQFPGGTYTTVNPAGTDENGMFGGMVPLQADPVEAPDGAHWTPYVHVPDVDAVADRTQELGGTVRLAPVSLPGVGRIAKLADPYGAGFAVIKGDPDQQ